A genomic stretch from Telmatocola sphagniphila includes:
- a CDS encoding HIT family protein, protein MDHLWAPWRLSYVTQPDASKPKAAGCFICRSAAEVNDRENLVIHRSELGIVIANRFPYNNGHLLVAPLAHKSALSEMTTAETLDTQNLLKNMIELIEKTMNAEGFNVGLNLGKVAGAGLPGHLHWHIVPRWNGDTNFMPVLTDTKVIVQSLDSLWETLTKQMGK, encoded by the coding sequence ATGGATCATTTATGGGCTCCCTGGCGGCTTTCCTATGTGACTCAGCCGGATGCTTCCAAGCCAAAAGCGGCGGGTTGTTTTATTTGCCGCAGCGCAGCAGAGGTGAATGATCGGGAAAACCTCGTCATTCATCGCTCCGAACTCGGAATCGTGATCGCAAACCGATTCCCTTATAATAATGGTCATTTACTGGTTGCCCCTCTGGCTCACAAATCGGCCCTGTCCGAAATGACAACAGCGGAAACCCTGGATACGCAAAATCTTCTCAAAAATATGATCGAATTGATTGAAAAAACCATGAATGCCGAAGGGTTTAACGTCGGATTAAATCTGGGTAAGGTGGCCGGAGCCGGGCTACCTGGCCACCTTCACTGGCATATCGTGCCCCGCTGGAATGGGGATACGAATTTTATGCCCGTGCTAACCGACACCAAAGTCATTGTGCAATCTCTGGATTCGCTATGGGAAACCTTGACAAAACAGATGGGAAAATAG
- a CDS encoding sugar phosphate isomerase/epimerase family protein encodes MYIACSSLCFSKKPFNQALRSINDLHFQKVDLAIHESGPHLKPSEVHADMNKVAARLRASNMSFAAFHVDIEEMDPTKYGEIFRSVCRLARMLAVPVVNIQTAPLGADIESEAKRLRVLVRYAEAEGVILTIETAADRLTADPKVAMELCTKVPGLGLTLDPSPYHSGPFRTDNFDELYAYVRHVRLRDTSKDKYQVMIGQGEVEYGRIINQLTRSRYDRALSVDVRDTVDGDFPTEPEVRKLKYLLESMV; translated from the coding sequence GTGTATATTGCTTGTTCTTCTCTCTGTTTCAGCAAGAAACCCTTCAATCAGGCACTGCGATCGATAAACGACTTGCACTTTCAAAAAGTCGATCTGGCGATTCACGAATCGGGTCCTCATTTGAAGCCCAGTGAAGTGCACGCGGACATGAATAAAGTGGCGGCTCGTTTACGGGCCAGCAACATGTCCTTCGCCGCATTTCACGTCGATATCGAGGAAATGGACCCCACTAAATACGGGGAAATATTTCGTTCGGTTTGTCGACTGGCCAGAATGCTGGCCGTACCGGTCGTGAATATTCAGACGGCTCCGCTCGGTGCGGATATCGAAAGTGAAGCCAAACGATTGCGGGTACTGGTCCGTTATGCCGAGGCCGAAGGGGTGATTCTAACAATCGAAACGGCTGCTGACCGTTTAACTGCCGATCCTAAAGTCGCCATGGAACTTTGTACTAAAGTTCCCGGTCTAGGTTTGACTTTAGATCCTAGTCCTTATCACAGCGGACCGTTCCGCACCGATAATTTCGACGAACTTTATGCCTACGTCCGACACGTTCGTCTCCGCGACACGAGTAAGGATAAGTATCAGGTCATGATCGGGCAGGGCGAAGTGGAGTACGGCAGGATCATCAACCAATTAACTCGAAGTCGATACGACCGGGCTCTATCAGTCGATGTCCGGGATACAGTTGATGGGGATTTTCCTACGGAACCCGAGGTTCGAAAGCTAAAATACCTCTTGGAGAGTATGGTCTAG
- the ispD gene encoding 2-C-methyl-D-erythritol 4-phosphate cytidylyltransferase produces the protein MLPSTAVIFPAAGKSQRFGGKEKKPFALIDNRAVWLRTVEQFVNRDEIKQLIIVISEEDLEMFKRKFGANIMFFDIQIVTGGKERFESVENALEILKPEIELVAIHDAVRPCLTSSFIDTVFKAAAVHGAAIPAIEVADTLKESAHGNFVDKTVSRKGLWQAQTPQVFQKKILVEAFEKRGSIKEPITDDAQLVECLGQKVKLVPGLKTNIKITSSEDLGLVDLILKNKKPDKVRPLRPFEDDDLYR, from the coding sequence ATGTTACCATCCACCGCTGTCATATTCCCCGCCGCGGGTAAGTCCCAAAGATTCGGCGGTAAAGAAAAAAAACCTTTTGCGTTGATCGATAATCGCGCAGTCTGGTTACGCACCGTGGAACAGTTCGTGAATCGCGACGAGATCAAACAGTTGATCATCGTGATATCCGAAGAAGATCTGGAGATGTTCAAACGCAAGTTTGGCGCGAACATCATGTTCTTCGACATTCAGATAGTTACGGGCGGTAAGGAACGATTCGAGTCCGTCGAAAATGCCCTCGAAATTTTAAAACCCGAGATCGAATTGGTCGCAATTCACGATGCGGTACGGCCCTGTCTGACTTCCTCGTTCATCGACACCGTTTTCAAAGCGGCGGCCGTGCATGGAGCGGCGATCCCCGCCATTGAAGTTGCCGATACACTAAAAGAATCGGCACACGGCAATTTCGTAGATAAAACAGTTTCCCGAAAAGGCCTCTGGCAAGCGCAGACTCCTCAGGTATTTCAAAAGAAAATCCTGGTCGAAGCCTTCGAAAAGCGCGGATCGATCAAGGAACCAATTACCGACGATGCGCAACTGGTGGAATGCCTGGGACAGAAAGTGAAATTGGTACCCGGCTTAAAGACCAACATCAAAATTACCTCTAGTGAGGATTTGGGATTGGTCGATTTGATTCTCAAAAACAAAAAGCCGGACAAAGTCCGGCCTTTACGTCCGTTCGAAGACGACGATCTTTACCGCTAA
- a CDS encoding tetratricopeptide repeat protein, protein MKISNRKVWVFIPVLVMVAGTVLAQNPNKPAKAEEKKGPVNSDIAIWEKLKESRKQYQRSLLELRDYYNAISDFERAKWAEDELLQLHRITKFAYRLDLDVPVPTLQPKLNQRGANELFRDAMGYKDKGFGNDYIDNQRRAEILFQQLLERYPESDKIADAAYQLGDIYEKYRPTAQPRRAAMYFERCFQWNKTTNLDARLRAAHLYDKVLNDRTKAAELYREVANHDTDPAHVKEAERRLADFAGKRN, encoded by the coding sequence GTGAAAATCTCTAATCGAAAAGTTTGGGTATTTATACCGGTTCTGGTTATGGTAGCCGGTACGGTACTGGCCCAGAACCCCAATAAACCAGCCAAGGCCGAAGAGAAAAAGGGTCCGGTCAATTCTGATATCGCGATCTGGGAGAAGCTCAAAGAATCCCGAAAACAATATCAGCGTTCGCTGCTCGAACTCCGCGATTACTATAACGCCATATCGGATTTCGAGCGGGCGAAATGGGCAGAAGACGAGTTACTCCAACTGCATCGCATCACCAAGTTCGCCTATCGCCTCGATCTAGATGTCCCGGTTCCCACTCTCCAACCTAAATTGAACCAACGCGGGGCGAACGAACTTTTCCGCGATGCCATGGGGTATAAGGACAAAGGGTTCGGGAACGATTACATCGATAATCAGCGACGGGCGGAAATCCTCTTCCAGCAACTTCTGGAACGTTATCCCGAAAGCGACAAGATTGCGGACGCGGCCTACCAACTGGGGGATATTTACGAGAAATATCGCCCGACAGCGCAACCTCGCCGGGCAGCCATGTATTTCGAAAGATGTTTCCAGTGGAATAAGACCACTAATCTGGATGCTCGACTACGGGCCGCGCATCTCTACGATAAAGTGTTGAATGATCGAACCAAGGCAGCGGAACTCTACCGGGAAGTGGCCAATCACGATACCGATCCTGCCCACGTCAAAGAAGCGGAACGGCGACTGGCGGATTTCGCCGGTAAGAGAAATTAG
- a CDS encoding superoxide dismutase, whose translation MAFTLPALAYAFNALEPYIDAMTMEIHHDRHHKAYVDNLNKALDGHADLQAQPIEKLLREIKSVPENIRQTVINNGGGHHNHALFWTIMAPGAGGKPTGPLADEITKTFGDFTAFQAKMKENALGQFGSGWSWLVYGDGKLQAIKKANQDSPLMDGLVPLVGVDVWEHAYYLKYQNKRADYVDAWWNTVNWAKVSELFAAAKAGK comes from the coding sequence ATGGCTTTTACACTCCCTGCTCTGGCTTATGCGTTCAATGCGCTTGAGCCCTATATTGATGCGATGACCATGGAAATTCACCATGATCGTCACCACAAGGCTTACGTGGACAATCTCAACAAAGCGCTGGATGGTCATGCAGATCTGCAGGCCCAACCCATCGAGAAATTGCTTCGCGAAATCAAATCGGTCCCGGAGAACATCCGACAGACCGTGATCAACAATGGTGGCGGTCACCACAATCACGCTTTATTTTGGACGATCATGGCTCCAGGCGCGGGCGGAAAACCGACAGGACCTCTGGCGGATGAAATCACCAAGACTTTCGGGGATTTCACCGCATTCCAAGCCAAAATGAAAGAAAACGCTTTAGGACAATTTGGCAGCGGATGGTCTTGGCTGGTTTACGGTGATGGCAAATTGCAAGCGATCAAGAAAGCCAATCAGGACAGTCCCCTGATGGACGGCCTGGTACCGCTGGTCGGTGTGGACGTTTGGGAACATGCTTATTATCTGAAATACCAGAACAAGCGTGCCGACTATGTGGATGCCTGGTGGAATACGGTAAACTGGGCAAAAGTGTCGGAACTGTTCGCGGCAGCCAAAGCCGGAAAGTAG
- a CDS encoding PIN/TRAM domain-containing protein — protein MLLRLLRACYVVLLLGMSFWAFSYFYYAEHPNLLNATLAVAIIIGLGGTVFASDLIEKEKQITTISAVAFGLLMGLLLGYLFGLALDPLLSSWFPQRAESLISIQQIARMVVTIICCYISISTLLQTKDEFRFIIPYVEFSKQVKGGRPFVLDTSVVIDGRIADICETRIIDSKLILPRFVLQELQAIADSSDKMKRNRGRRGLDILKKLQNNPKLEVEMNDGDIPGEPDQGEKIRVDERLVLFAKSINGRVVTNDFNLNKIAQIQGVDVINLNEVANALKSVALPGEALQVRIVKAGDQIGQGVGYLDDGTMVVVEQGRNAIGQEVMITVTSALQTPAGRMIFGKIERPSGNPSSLNIDIGKMTELK, from the coding sequence ATGCTGTTGAGGTTACTGCGCGCCTGCTATGTCGTGCTGTTGCTCGGAATGTCCTTCTGGGCATTCAGTTATTTTTACTATGCCGAACATCCTAATCTGCTAAACGCGACTCTCGCGGTCGCAATTATAATCGGGCTGGGGGGCACGGTTTTTGCGTCGGATCTCATCGAAAAAGAGAAACAGATTACAACTATTTCCGCAGTGGCGTTTGGATTGCTGATGGGGCTGCTGCTGGGCTATCTTTTCGGACTGGCACTCGATCCGCTACTCAGTTCGTGGTTCCCACAAAGAGCGGAAAGCTTAATCTCGATTCAGCAGATAGCCCGGATGGTGGTGACTATCATCTGCTGCTACATCTCGATATCCACGTTGCTTCAGACGAAAGATGAGTTTCGATTCATCATTCCCTATGTGGAGTTTTCCAAGCAGGTCAAGGGAGGCCGCCCTTTCGTACTGGATACCAGCGTCGTTATTGACGGAAGAATCGCCGATATCTGCGAGACCCGCATTATCGATTCCAAGCTCATATTGCCGCGCTTCGTACTCCAGGAACTTCAGGCCATCGCAGACAGTTCGGACAAGATGAAGCGAAACCGCGGGCGCCGAGGCCTCGATATCCTGAAAAAACTACAGAATAACCCTAAGCTCGAAGTCGAGATGAACGATGGAGATATACCGGGGGAGCCGGATCAGGGCGAAAAAATTCGCGTCGACGAACGGCTCGTTCTCTTCGCCAAATCGATCAACGGTCGAGTCGTGACGAACGATTTTAACCTGAACAAGATTGCACAGATTCAGGGTGTCGACGTCATCAACCTCAACGAAGTCGCCAACGCCCTGAAGTCCGTGGCGTTACCTGGCGAGGCTTTACAGGTTCGGATCGTGAAGGCGGGCGATCAGATCGGGCAAGGGGTGGGGTATCTGGATGATGGCACGATGGTGGTCGTCGAACAGGGACGCAATGCCATCGGTCAGGAAGTGATGATTACCGTCACCAGCGCGCTGCAGACTCCCGCGGGACGAATGATCTTCGGAAAGATCGAACGCCCCTCAGGAAATCCTTCCAGCCTGAATATCGACATCGGGAAAATGACAGAGTTGAAGTAA
- a CDS encoding efflux RND transporter periplasmic adaptor subunit — translation MEQLKHSSEGISPTLRLMRLLPFPAVFGLALGLGCQPKPTIIAEAPTPVIPVSHPVEREVTDYVDYTGRTDAKDSVSVRARATGYLTKVNFKEGADVKEGDLLFEIDPRPYQVLVDQAKAQVVLNEATKLLATQTLKRDKSALAAVAQQQIEQDQATLDQADAQIKVAKANLDTALLNLAFTKVTSPISGRISRYYYTAGNLITQDQTMLTTIVSMDPLYTYFDMDERTYQKVVKAINDGKIKLSTGDVETPAPIPDLPVNMALEGEEGFPHEGRINFINNQVNSATGTIAVRGIFSNPRPKGGIWTLAPGMFVRIRLPIGVPHKALLVVDKAIGSDQGLKYVYVVDAENKIQYRRVKTGPLQDDGLRVIEEGLKSDDWVAVGNMQQLRAKTLVEPAPSRMPTLSRGPDTSKTPLNGTEKKSKSGTEKKK, via the coding sequence ATGGAACAATTAAAACATTCCTCCGAAGGTATTTCCCCAACCCTGCGGCTTATGCGCCTCCTTCCTTTCCCGGCCGTATTTGGCCTGGCCTTGGGTTTAGGATGCCAGCCGAAGCCTACTATCATTGCAGAAGCGCCAACTCCTGTAATTCCGGTGAGCCACCCGGTTGAGCGGGAGGTAACGGACTATGTGGACTACACGGGTCGGACGGACGCCAAAGACTCCGTCAGCGTGCGTGCTCGGGCTACCGGGTACTTGACCAAAGTGAATTTCAAGGAAGGTGCTGACGTCAAAGAAGGGGACTTGCTGTTCGAAATCGATCCGCGGCCTTACCAGGTGTTGGTCGATCAGGCCAAAGCTCAGGTGGTATTGAACGAAGCCACGAAACTTCTGGCCACTCAGACTCTAAAGCGAGATAAATCGGCCTTGGCAGCCGTGGCCCAGCAGCAGATCGAGCAGGATCAGGCGACCTTGGATCAAGCCGATGCTCAAATTAAGGTGGCTAAGGCCAATCTCGACACAGCCCTTCTGAACCTTGCTTTTACTAAGGTCACCTCGCCGATTAGTGGTCGTATCAGCCGATATTATTACACGGCCGGCAACCTGATCACGCAAGACCAGACCATGCTTACAACCATAGTCTCTATGGACCCGCTTTATACCTATTTCGACATGGATGAGCGTACCTATCAAAAGGTCGTCAAAGCCATCAACGATGGGAAGATCAAGCTGTCCACCGGGGACGTAGAAACGCCCGCTCCTATCCCCGACTTGCCAGTTAACATGGCTCTCGAAGGTGAGGAAGGATTTCCACATGAAGGCCGGATCAATTTTATCAACAATCAGGTAAACTCTGCGACCGGAACGATTGCTGTTCGAGGGATCTTTTCCAATCCCCGGCCCAAGGGAGGCATCTGGACGTTGGCTCCTGGGATGTTCGTCCGGATTCGGCTGCCGATCGGCGTTCCCCATAAGGCGCTGCTGGTGGTCGATAAGGCGATTGGATCGGATCAGGGTTTGAAATACGTTTACGTCGTCGATGCTGAAAACAAGATCCAGTATCGGCGCGTCAAGACCGGACCGCTGCAGGATGATGGTTTGCGCGTCATTGAAGAAGGTTTAAAAAGCGACGATTGGGTCGCAGTGGGGAATATGCAGCAGTTGCGGGCGAAAACGCTCGTGGAACCCGCTCCCTCCAGAATGCCAACACTGAGTCGTGGACCGGATACCTCCAAAACGCCGTTAAATGGTACTGAGAAAAAATCCAAGTCGGGCACTGAGAAGAAAAAGTGA
- a CDS encoding deoxyguanosinetriphosphate triphosphohydrolase yields MQWFEMEDRWLAPYAMRGQASRGRVYPESPHPFRTIFQRDRERIIHCTAFRRLMGKTQVLVGKINDHHRTRLTHTLEVVQISRTIARRLRLNEDLTEAIALSHDLGHPPFGHAGETALADLMKEHGGFEHNLFGLRRVDWLEDRYPEFPGLNLSWELREAFVQHCKNQKSPECQPFLQAGGPLLEQQLADTVDSLAYDTHDIDDALGTDLIDFDEIRNVPIWRRGEKIVSDLYTNLNKEDFRKAVIRELIAWQVNDLIAETELRLQRFQVKVLEDVRKCAEPLVQFSPEVAALKIELEGFLRDRVYRHPRVMRMAVKGKRILEELFREFVRVPDLLPTNHLQRWSGAPERVTHQRPQKLIVESLERVICDYLAGMTDRFAKLEYSRLFQADTD; encoded by the coding sequence ATGCAGTGGTTTGAAATGGAAGATCGGTGGCTGGCACCCTATGCCATGCGCGGCCAAGCCAGTCGCGGACGCGTTTACCCGGAATCTCCCCATCCCTTTCGCACTATTTTTCAGCGTGATCGCGAGCGAATTATCCATTGCACGGCATTTCGACGTCTGATGGGTAAGACGCAGGTTTTAGTAGGGAAAATTAACGATCATCATCGCACTCGCTTGACGCATACTCTGGAGGTGGTCCAGATAAGCCGTACAATCGCCCGGCGGTTGAGACTCAACGAAGACTTGACGGAAGCTATTGCGCTATCGCACGATCTGGGTCATCCCCCCTTCGGGCATGCGGGGGAAACCGCGCTCGCCGATCTGATGAAGGAACATGGTGGATTTGAGCATAATCTGTTCGGTTTAAGACGAGTCGACTGGTTGGAGGATCGATACCCGGAATTTCCGGGCTTGAATCTCTCCTGGGAGCTAAGGGAAGCCTTCGTTCAGCATTGTAAAAATCAAAAATCACCGGAATGCCAGCCATTTTTGCAGGCGGGAGGGCCTTTGCTCGAACAGCAATTGGCCGACACGGTCGATAGCCTGGCTTACGACACGCACGACATCGATGACGCGTTGGGTACGGATTTAATCGATTTCGATGAGATACGCAACGTTCCGATCTGGCGGCGCGGGGAAAAAATCGTCTCCGACCTATATACGAATCTCAACAAGGAGGATTTCCGGAAGGCCGTGATTCGTGAATTGATTGCCTGGCAGGTTAACGATTTAATTGCAGAAACTGAATTGCGATTGCAACGATTTCAGGTAAAAGTGCTCGAGGACGTGCGAAAGTGTGCTGAGCCTTTGGTTCAGTTTTCACCGGAAGTTGCGGCGTTAAAAATCGAGTTGGAAGGATTTTTGCGAGATAGAGTTTACAGGCATCCGCGTGTGATGCGAATGGCAGTGAAAGGGAAGCGAATATTGGAAGAGTTGTTCCGGGAATTCGTCCGGGTGCCAGATCTTCTCCCGACGAATCATTTGCAACGCTGGTCGGGCGCTCCGGAGCGGGTAACTCACCAACGTCCGCAGAAATTAATAGTGGAAAGCCTTGAAAGGGTGATTTGCGATTATTTGGCCGGCATGACTGATCGCTTTGCCAAGTTGGAATATTCGAGGCTATTCCAGGCAGACACCGATTGA
- a CDS encoding HEAT repeat domain-containing protein — translation MRLQHWILPLFLISFTPGFVEAGPILDWFTRKPKVDPVVRVPALITILKTDKEERNRTSAAEELASFDPKIFSDIYPTLIQILRNDPATGTRVAAANSLGKLRPISGDVGYALDQAASNDSAIRVRLAANSALLSYKLLGYTPGRNNDPKFDQSEEPPLAAPYERLLKTNPAKQIGQSPALNGAPLKESPKPATPVKNENKRESLFSLPSWLGGKDKEKEAVKPTIPVVPSNSTAVSPVQEPVLPPIILEPNKIDSIKVEPLKGEPLPASQGPSLGPPRE, via the coding sequence ATGCGACTGCAACATTGGATTCTGCCCCTTTTCCTCATCAGCTTCACGCCAGGCTTCGTTGAAGCCGGTCCCATCTTGGATTGGTTTACGCGTAAGCCGAAAGTTGATCCGGTTGTCCGTGTTCCTGCCCTGATCACCATTCTCAAAACCGATAAAGAAGAGCGGAATCGAACCTCGGCGGCGGAAGAGCTGGCCAGTTTCGATCCTAAAATTTTCTCGGACATATATCCGACACTCATCCAGATTTTGCGGAACGATCCTGCGACGGGAACCCGGGTCGCCGCCGCTAATAGCCTCGGTAAGCTTCGTCCGATATCCGGTGATGTCGGATATGCCCTCGATCAGGCTGCCTCGAATGATTCTGCAATTCGAGTGAGATTGGCTGCAAATTCGGCTCTACTCTCCTACAAATTGCTCGGTTATACACCCGGCCGAAACAACGATCCTAAATTTGATCAGAGTGAAGAGCCGCCGCTCGCCGCTCCCTACGAACGGTTGCTGAAGACGAATCCGGCCAAGCAAATCGGTCAGAGCCCCGCGCTTAATGGGGCGCCGTTAAAAGAATCGCCCAAGCCAGCGACGCCGGTTAAAAACGAAAATAAGCGTGAAAGCCTTTTCTCGTTACCCAGTTGGCTGGGTGGCAAGGATAAAGAGAAGGAAGCTGTGAAGCCGACGATTCCTGTGGTGCCGAGTAATAGCACGGCAGTATCCCCAGTACAGGAGCCGGTTCTGCCGCCAATCATTCTCGAGCCTAATAAGATCGATTCGATCAAAGTTGAACCGCTCAAGGGCGAACCCTTACCGGCCTCTCAAGGACCTTCTCTCGGTCCGCCTCGAGAGTAG